A single Kwoniella bestiolae CBS 10118 chromosome 6, complete sequence DNA region contains:
- a CDS encoding acyl-CoA thioesterase II: MASFARLSELVGVVPRASSSDISVSKPLWVPSGARGVFGGQVIAQSLAAAARTVSPPFGLHSMHCYFLLPAHANPDIEYRVERLRDGKSYSNRLVRAWQGEREVFVLLASYTVPPTDLPGNFGSRSDAHSQEGNIKVSHTLRFALSQTHDENSANKGKAKVVSYGVQAAYQNPFPSNLKPWEECYPEEERWQRFFDQKCQEWKGAKRRFLEEYIKERRESPVGIARARIQRSQALTDEEPDHDAVHTRMSWLHARLGPDEKPDVETVKAMIAYMTDFQFIGTASRSVGLHQSSTPRIGMLASLDHSIHFYPFPDDFDPSAPLLHVMESQSVDIASGRGVVQGRVYTKDGVLIAVTAQEGVVRADLKGLEARGLVEGGAVGEDKDEDRKKREAKL; this comes from the exons ATGGCTTCTTTCGCTCGACTATCCGAACTGGTCGGAGTGGTACCTCGcgcctcttcttctgataTATCAGTGTCGAAACCCCTTTGGGTGCCCTCTGGGGCAAGAGGAGTATTCGGTGGTCAAGTCATCGCTCAATCTCTGGCCGCGGCAGCGCGTACGGTATCACCACCCTTCGGTCTACACAGCATGCACTGCTACTTTCTACTACCAGCACATGCCAATCCGGATATAGAGTATAGAGTAGAGAGATTAAGGGACGGGAAGAGCTATTCGAATAGGTTGGTCAGAGCTTGGCAAGGTGAAAGGGAGGTTTTCGTACTCTTGGCAAGTTATACTGTTCCACCTACAGATCTACCTGGGAATTTCGGCTCAAGAAGTGATGCGCATTCGCAAGAGGGGAACATCAAAGTCTCACATACCCTGCGTTTCGCCCTATCTCAAACGCATGACGAAAACTCGGCTAACAAGGGGAAAGCCAAAGTCGTATCCTATGGTGTGCAAGCAGCTTATCAGAATCCGTTTCCTTCCAATCTTAAACCATGGGAAGAATGTTATCCGGAGGAGGAGCGTTGGCAGAGGTTTTTCGATCAGAAGTGTCAGGAATGGAAGGGGGCCAAGAGGAGGTTCTTGGAGGAATATATCAAA GAACGAAGAGAATCTCCAGTCGGAATCGCTCGAGCTCGGATACAGCGATCTCAGGCTCTAACGGATGAAGAACCTGACCACGATGCCGTCCACACCCGGATGAGCTGGCTGCACGCTAGGCTGGGACCCGATGAGAAGCCAGACGTGGAAACGGTCAAG GCTATGATAGCTTACATGACAGATTTCCAATTTATTGGCACGGCATCGCGTTCGGTGGGCCTACATCAAAGCTCCACCCCCCGAATAGGGATGCTGGCCTCGCTTGATCACTCTATACACTTCTATCCCTTCCCAGACGACTTTGATCCCTCTGCACCCCTCCTACACGTAATGGAGTCGCAGAGTGTAGATATAGCTAGTGGACGGGGTGTAGTGCAAGGAAGAGTGTACACGAAAGATGGCGTGTTGATTGCTGTAACAGCTCAGGAGGGTGTCGTGAGAGCAGATCTGAAAGGCTTGGAAGCCAGGGGACTGGTCGAGGGCGGTGCTGTAGGCGAAGATAAGGACGAAGATAGGAAGAAACGAGAGGCGAAACTATAA
- a CDS encoding mitochondrial 37S ribosomal protein uS9m gives MSLSLPSTASSSLRSLRSLPIALTSARSYASLSPYSPPSSSDFVPPRRPTRPSSSEFFTGRPVFHESLSQLNTTINSIKQQLRVKHIYPLPSELPYINPPQANWISKEEMSTLFDIKLRTNTLRQVHELLSELNHLRHVSELSGNGELVGKINEVLGRYERIYRSTSESTGNAKEEEEGQGVDEFGRSYGMGRKKTSSARVWLIPSPSLLSSTSSEKTEVVDSEILINHIPLSQYFVRPSDRETILRPLKITGYLGAFNIFGFSRGGGMSSQASAVGLAVARALGVAKEDARDVLQADGALMRDTRMTERKKTGRAKARKGYTWVKR, from the exons AtgtccctctccctcccgTCCActgcctcctcctccctccgctcCCTCCGTTCCCTCCCCATCGCCCTCACCTCCGCCCGATCCTACGCTTCGCTCTCGCCCTATTCtcccccctcttcatcagactTCGTCCCTCCCCGCCGACCCACCCGACCATCCTCCAGCGAATTCTTCACTGGCCGACCGGTATTCCACGAGTCCCTCTCCCAACTCAATACCACCATTAACTCTATCAAACAGCAACTCAGAGTAAAGCATATTTACCCGCTGCCATCGGAATTACCATATATCAATCCTCCCCAGGCGAACTGGATCTCCAAGGAGGAGATGTCAACTTTGTTTGATATCAAGCTACGGACCAATACGTTGCGTCAGGTACATGAGCTGTTATCGGAGTTGAATCACTTACGACATGTTTCGGAACTtagtgggaatggggagTTGGTGGGCAAGATTAATGAGGTGTTGGGCAGGTATGAGAGGATCTACCGTTCCACTTCGGAGAGTACAGGAAATgccaaggaggaagaggagggacagGGGGTAGATGAATTTGGTAGATCGTATggaatggggaggaagaaaacTTCGAGTGCGAGAGTATGGTTgatcccttccccttccctcctatcttccacctcttctgaAAAGACAGAGGTGGTGGACAGCGAGATACTCATCAACCATATACCCCTTTCTCAATACTTCGTGCGACCCTCAGATAGAGAGACGATCCTTCGCCCCCTGAAGATTACGGGTTACCTTGGGGCATTCAATATCTTTGGGTTCTCCCGTGGAGGGGGGATGAGCAGTCAGGCTTCGGCGGTGGGGCTGGCTGTCGCGAGGGCTTTGGGGGTTGCCAAGGAGGATGCGAGGGATGTGTTGCAggctg ATGGCGCTCTCATGAGAGATACTAGGATGacagagaggaagaagactgGTAGAGCAAAGGCTAGAAaggga TACACTTGGGTCAAACGATAG